From the Bacteriovorax sp. Seq25_V genome, one window contains:
- the rlmN gene encoding 23S rRNA (adenine(2503)-C(2))-methyltransferase RlmN, producing MSKRPIYDLIPSEINNFCETNSLKDHVFSQINKWFFKKKEPNLTHWDKTSKQTREFLEENFEFKLPKIAWNGLSSDGTRKFLIGLTDSNTVEAVAIPAKDRLTLCISSQVGCAIGCTFCHTGTQGLTRNLTTAEIVGQFLAVSKWLIDNVNKESRLTNIVFMGQGEPLHNFENVKRAISLFIHPDGIGLSKTKVTLSTSGLANQIEKWDDFPDINIAISLHAVRNDLRSKLMPINKAHDLERLFRALKTIPVKASRRITYEYLLIDNLNDAIEDINGLCDLLVRKESKINIIPFNEYPGSEYKRPSNEKVAWFQNELHDRGYTCTVRVTKGDDILAACGQLKTEFEKLNVWDGERVSPKAYSPIKS from the coding sequence ATGAGCAAAAGACCAATATACGACTTAATTCCTAGTGAAATAAATAATTTCTGTGAGACAAATAGTCTCAAGGATCATGTCTTTTCTCAAATCAACAAGTGGTTCTTTAAAAAGAAAGAACCAAACCTCACACACTGGGATAAAACCTCTAAGCAAACTCGAGAATTTCTTGAAGAGAACTTTGAATTTAAGCTTCCAAAAATTGCGTGGAATGGTTTATCAAGTGATGGCACAAGAAAATTTCTTATCGGACTTACTGACTCAAATACTGTCGAAGCCGTCGCCATTCCTGCTAAAGATAGATTAACTCTTTGCATCTCCTCACAAGTTGGGTGTGCTATTGGTTGTACTTTTTGTCATACAGGAACTCAAGGTCTAACAAGAAATTTAACAACGGCAGAGATCGTTGGACAGTTCTTAGCTGTTTCAAAATGGCTTATAGATAATGTGAATAAAGAAAGTCGCCTTACAAATATCGTTTTCATGGGACAAGGGGAACCTCTTCATAACTTTGAAAATGTTAAAAGAGCAATCTCACTTTTTATTCACCCCGATGGAATTGGACTGAGTAAAACAAAAGTTACTCTTTCAACTTCAGGTCTTGCAAACCAAATTGAAAAATGGGATGACTTTCCAGATATCAATATTGCAATTTCTCTACACGCCGTTAGAAATGACCTCAGATCAAAACTAATGCCGATAAATAAGGCCCATGACCTTGAAAGACTTTTTAGGGCCCTTAAAACAATTCCAGTTAAGGCTTCTCGTCGTATTACCTATGAATACCTATTGATTGATAATCTCAACGATGCAATCGAAGATATTAATGGGCTCTGCGATCTTCTTGTTAGAAAAGAATCTAAAATAAATATTATTCCATTTAATGAATACCCAGGAAGTGAATATAAAAGACCAAGCAATGAAAAAGTCGCTTGGTTTCAAAATGAACTCCATGATCGCGGCTACACATGCACAGTACGTGTAACAAAAGGTGATGATATCCTTGCGGCCTGTGGCCAACTTAAAACAGAGTTTGAAAAGCTCAACGTATGGGATGGAGAGCGCGTCTCACCAAAAGCATATAGCCCAATAAAATCATAA